The Mercurialis annua linkage group LG2, ddMerAnnu1.2, whole genome shotgun sequence genome contains a region encoding:
- the LOC126668368 gene encoding uncharacterized protein LOC126668368 — translation MSNSGVDKPSTFFMYCISELMDKINCKIIVDPGLRMSIYDYDVGIRDQVRREYLLKGSKSDAFTKKGFNNWKKATESFNDNVGAVSSVHNDARRHCEVFEIQRQSISHTLTTQSRETENAYRTRLTAMLEVVRVLLWQGLAFRGHDETLDSLQRGNFLEIVSWYAKMDEKVRNVIGCNAPGNNQMTSPKIQKELVSSCASQVTLAILTELEDKKFSLLVDEARDCSVKEQMAVMLRFMNKKGEIIERFLAIEHLVVVPIAKHIPVVAEFFTNISMIVNIAGASCKTRDELNKHRDADIFEKLETGELTTGKGLNQQTTLTRPGDTRWGSHHATLARLLSM, via the exons atgtcAAATAGCGGGGTTGATAAACCTTCAACAT tttttatgtaTTGTATTAGTGAATTGATGgataaaattaattgtaaaattattgTTGATCCTGGGCTTCGAATGTCTATTTATGATTATGATGTGGGAATTAGAGATCAAGTTAGAAGAGAATATTTGTTAAAGG GTTCAAAGAGTGACGCTTTTACAAAAAAAGGATTTAACAATTGGAAAAAGGCAACGGAAAGTTTTAATGACAATGTTGGTGCAGTTAGCAGTGTTCATAATGACGCAAGACGTCACTGTGAGGTTTTTGAGATTCAACGTCAAAGCATTTCCCATACTTTGACCACTCAAAGTCGTGAAACGGAAAATGCTTACAGAACTCGTTTGACAGCAATGTTAGAAGTTGTTCGCGTTCTTCTTTGGCAAGGTTTAGCATTCCGTGGTCATGATGAGACTCTTGACTCTTTACAACGGGGGAATTTTCTTGAGATAGTGTCATGGTATGCCAAGATGGATGAAAAAGTTAGGAATGTCATCGGTTGTAATGCTCCTGGAAATAATCAAATGACATCTcccaaaattcaaaaagaattaGTTAGTTCTTGTGCCTCACAAGTAACATTAGCCATTCTTACTGAACTTGAAGATAAGAAATTCTCCTTACTAGTGGACGAGGCTCGGGATTGTTCTGTAAAAGAACAAATGGCAGTGATGTTAAGGTTTATGAATAAGAAGGGTGAAATAATCGAAAGGTTTCTTGCCATTGAGCAT TTGGTGGTTGTTCCTATTGCAAAACATATTCCAGTTGTTGCTGAATTTTTTACTAACATCAGTATGATTGTTAATATTGCTGGTGCTTCTTGCAAAACAAGAGATGAATTGAACAAACATAGGGATGCTGACATTTTTGAGAAATTGGAGACTGGTGAGCTTACTACAGGAAAAGGGCTTAATCAACAGACTACTCTTACAAGACCGGGTGATACTCGTTGGGGTTCACATCATGCCACTTTAGCCCGTTTGTTATCTATGTAG
- the LOC126668369 gene encoding uncharacterized protein LOC126668369 encodes MDDFHFVFILHLMLKLLGITNALSLALQHKDQNIITAMNLVEVLKVELQNLRESGWDALLHEVTMFCNKHGIVVPDMEDQFLIPGRSRSARHLVTCYHHHHNEVFLPVIDLLTIEMNNRFSESSTALLRYISCLDPRDSFSRFDQHSLICLAELYSDDISAIDLQFFRNDIDAYIFEVREISNFTSCEA; translated from the coding sequence ATGGATGACTTCCACTTTGTATTTATTCTGCATCTGATGCTTAAATTATTGGGTATAACAAATGCATTGTCGCTTGCCTTGCAACATAAAGATCAGAATATTATCACTGCGATGAACTTAGTAGAAGTTTTGAAAGTAGAGCTACAAAACTTGAGAGAAAGTGGATGGGATGCTTTGTTACATGAAGTCACCATGTTTTGTAACAAGCATGGCATTGTGGTGCCCGATATGGAAGATCAGTTTCTTATCCCAGGACGGTCTCGTAGTGCTAGGCACTTGGTAACTtgttatcatcatcatcataatgAGGTTTTTCTTCCTGTGATTGATCTGCTTACTATTGAGATGAATAATAGATTTTCCGAATCTAGCACTGCATTATTAAGGTACATCTCATGTCTTGATCCAAGAGACTCCTTTTCTAGATTTGATCAACATAGTTTGATTTGCCTTGCTGAACTCTATTCTGATGATATCTCTGCTATTGACTTGCAATTTTTTAGAAATGATATAGATGCATACATTTTTGAAGTAAgagaaatttctaattttaCTAGTTGTGAAGCATAA